A window from Sebastes fasciatus isolate fSebFas1 chromosome 22, fSebFas1.pri, whole genome shotgun sequence encodes these proteins:
- the LOC141761113 gene encoding uncharacterized protein LOC141761113: MKPLIRLFALFSLLTVTREADVIGSHDTVNVVDGEDAILPCQLKEPFSSTVTVLWKRNVTTVHWYRTKADYDQDKNFLGRTSLFRGELAKGNFSLSLTTVTELDAGNYTCNGRVNDLSGKGLVRQCNVTLIVEPRQSEGNLTNILGQSKGNTTDSPGYNKDAVIGIIAVFGLIGIGALIGFGIYKYMNDKKANPEPAPEPAQEPAPAPAPAPAPEIMPKHESSE; encoded by the exons ATGAAGCCTCTCATTCGGCTGTTTGCTCTGTTTTCTCTGTTGACTGTAACAA GAGAGGCTGATGTGATTGGCTCACATGATACCGTTAACGTGGTAGACGGTGAAGACGCCATTCTGCCATGCCAGCTGAAGGAGCCGTTCAGCTCGACTGTAACAGTGTTATGGAAACGCAATGTAACCACTGTGCACTGGTATCGAACTAAGGCTGACTATGATCAGGACAAGAACTTCCTAGGTAGAACATCTCTCTTCCGTGGTGAATTGGCCAAAGGAAACTTTTCACTATCTCTGACCACCGTGACTGAACTGGATGCAGGAAATTACACCTGCAATGGTCGAGTTAACGACCTCTCCGGCAAAGGTCTGGTCAGACAATGCAACGTTACCCTCATTGTTG AGCCGAGGCAAAGCGAAGGAAATCTGACAAATATTCTTG GGCAAAGCAAAGGAAATACGACAGATAGTCCTG GATATAACAAAGATGCTGTCATCGGCATCATTGCTGTCTTTGGTCTCATTGGCATTGGTGCTCTCATTGGCTTTGGCATTTACAAATACATGAATGATAAAAAGGCCA ACCCAGAGCCAGCACCAGAGCCAGCACAAGAGCCGGCACCAGCACCAGCGCCAGCGCCAGCGCCAGAGATAATGCCAAAACATGAATCCAGTGagtaa